A single window of Thiomicrorhabdus immobilis DNA harbors:
- the pstA gene encoding phosphate ABC transporter permease PstA: protein MKDWFNKGEHWIWISSAMVSISVVLVVGLMAMITYKGAVHFWPHAVYEFQVNQNGQSEKVIGELRDEKVREVTNPKTGKEEELTQYLIKVGNRDVYGIDFRWINGDVISSPLENLSKDILVIERFEYGNVFGHIVGASIAGTQVPDKKRLLNLLKEQVKHSTETHAKIKHIEKVLIGGINYKIEQLRFEEKKLRKHGAFTAEEEARIAAERAELQSEFVGYQAETEVLYKKLDSFGEITVEISNGQTLTVPVKNIVNFWRPNNMDFMDKVAFFGHSIGNFLFDDPREANTEGGIFPAMIGTITMVLLMTILVTPMGVIAAVYMREYAKDGPMLRMVRISINNLAGVPSIVFGIFGLGFFVYILGGSIDELFYDYALPSPTFGTPGLLWAALTMALLTLPVVIVSTEEGLSRIPRSLREGGLALGATKSETIMKIVLPMATPAIMTGLILAIARAAGEVAPLMLVGVVKLAPELPVDAIAPFVHLDRKFMHLGFHIYDVGFQSPNVEASQPLVYATSLLLVIIIVGLNIGAISIRNRLREKYKALE, encoded by the coding sequence ATGAAAGATTGGTTTAACAAAGGCGAACATTGGATTTGGATTAGCTCTGCTATGGTCAGCATCAGTGTGGTGCTGGTTGTCGGCTTGATGGCTATGATCACCTATAAGGGGGCGGTACATTTTTGGCCGCACGCGGTATATGAATTTCAAGTGAATCAGAACGGTCAGTCTGAAAAAGTCATCGGTGAATTACGTGATGAAAAAGTGCGTGAAGTCACGAATCCAAAAACAGGCAAAGAAGAGGAGCTTACCCAATACCTTATCAAGGTAGGTAATCGTGATGTCTACGGGATTGATTTTAGATGGATCAATGGGGATGTGATTAGTTCGCCGTTAGAGAATTTATCTAAAGATATTTTGGTTATTGAGCGTTTTGAATACGGAAATGTGTTTGGTCACATTGTTGGCGCCAGTATTGCCGGTACTCAGGTGCCTGATAAAAAGAGGTTGTTGAACTTACTTAAAGAGCAAGTGAAGCACAGCACGGAAACCCACGCCAAAATCAAACACATTGAAAAAGTGTTGATTGGTGGAATCAACTACAAAATAGAACAGTTACGTTTTGAAGAGAAAAAACTTCGTAAGCATGGCGCTTTCACGGCTGAAGAAGAGGCTCGTATTGCGGCCGAACGAGCGGAACTGCAGAGTGAATTCGTAGGTTACCAAGCTGAAACTGAAGTGCTTTATAAAAAGCTCGACAGTTTTGGTGAGATCACTGTTGAAATCAGCAACGGCCAAACCTTAACCGTTCCGGTTAAGAATATTGTGAATTTTTGGCGTCCAAACAATATGGACTTTATGGATAAAGTGGCGTTTTTTGGACACTCTATCGGAAACTTCCTATTTGACGACCCTCGTGAGGCGAATACCGAAGGCGGAATCTTCCCCGCGATGATCGGTACCATCACCATGGTGTTATTGATGACGATTTTGGTCACTCCAATGGGGGTTATCGCAGCTGTCTACATGCGTGAATATGCAAAAGATGGGCCTATGCTGCGTATGGTCAGAATATCAATCAATAACTTGGCAGGGGTTCCTTCGATTGTATTTGGTATTTTTGGTTTAGGATTCTTTGTCTATATCTTAGGCGGCTCTATCGACGAACTCTTCTATGACTATGCTCTGCCAAGCCCAACCTTTGGTACCCCTGGGCTGCTTTGGGCAGCACTGACCATGGCATTGCTGACGTTACCGGTGGTGATCGTTTCCACTGAAGAAGGTCTGTCACGTATTCCTCGATCGTTAAGAGAGGGTGGTTTGGCGTTGGGTGCGACCAAGTCGGAAACGATTATGAAAATCGTTTTACCTATGGCGACTCCCGCGATTATGACTGGTTTGATTTTAGCGATTGCGCGTGCCGCAGGTGAGGTTGCACCGCTTATGTTGGTGGGAGTGGTTAAGTTGGCTCCTGAGTTGCCGGTTGATGCGATTGCTCCATTTGTCCATTTAGACCGAAAGTTTATGCACTTAGGTTTCCATATTTATGATGTTGGTTTCCAAAGTCCAAACGTTGAGGCGTCCCAGCCATTGGTTTATGCCACTTCATTACTACTGGTCATCATTATCGTTGGCTTGAATATCGGTGCGATTTCTATCCGTAACCGACTACGTGAAAAATATAAAGCCCTTGAGTAA
- the glnA gene encoding type I glutamate--ammonia ligase: MPQAIFDMIKENDVKWADLRFTDTHGKEQHVTIPASKVDEDFFTDGETFDGSSIEGWKGINDSDMLLIPQTDGAVLDPFTNDPTIIIRMMIVSPATMESYEKDPRGIAKKAEAYLASTGVADSAFFGPEPEFFIFDDVRWGEDMSGTFVKIDSGESDWESARELEGGNMGHRPKVKGGYFPVPPVDQLHEVRADICAMAEAMGLEIEAHHHEVASAGQCELAVSGNTLTAKADEVQILKYVVHNTCHALGKTATFMPKPIVGDNGSGMHINMSLSKDGKNIFAGDVYSGLSQEAIWYIGGLMKHARALNAFTNPGTNSYKRLVPGFEAPVLIAYSGKNRSASIRIPYAPSERSRRVELRFPDPTANPYLAFTASLMAGLDGILNKIDPGEPSEKDLYDLTPEEEAEYNTVCASLEEALEALDQDREFLKAGGVFTDEAIDSYIKLKMHDVTRMRATTHPIEFDMYYSS, translated from the coding sequence ATGCCACAAGCTATTTTTGATATGATTAAAGAGAATGATGTTAAATGGGCTGACTTGCGTTTTACCGATACACACGGTAAAGAACAACACGTAACCATCCCAGCATCAAAAGTAGACGAAGACTTCTTCACTGATGGTGAAACGTTCGACGGTTCATCGATTGAAGGCTGGAAGGGCATTAACGATTCTGACATGTTGCTTATCCCACAAACTGATGGCGCAGTGTTAGACCCTTTCACTAACGACCCTACTATCATTATTCGAATGATGATCGTATCTCCTGCAACAATGGAATCTTATGAAAAAGATCCTCGTGGTATTGCTAAAAAAGCAGAAGCTTACCTAGCATCAACTGGCGTTGCTGACTCTGCATTCTTTGGTCCTGAGCCTGAATTCTTCATCTTTGACGATGTTCGCTGGGGTGAAGACATGTCTGGAACTTTCGTTAAGATCGATTCTGGTGAGTCTGACTGGGAATCTGCTCGTGAACTAGAAGGCGGAAACATGGGGCACCGTCCTAAGGTTAAAGGTGGATACTTCCCAGTTCCTCCAGTTGACCAACTACATGAAGTACGTGCTGACATCTGTGCCATGGCTGAAGCTATGGGTCTAGAAATCGAAGCGCACCACCACGAAGTAGCATCAGCTGGTCAGTGTGAATTAGCGGTTTCTGGTAACACTTTAACAGCGAAAGCGGATGAAGTTCAGATCCTTAAATATGTGGTACACAACACCTGTCACGCTTTAGGTAAGACGGCGACTTTCATGCCTAAGCCAATCGTTGGTGATAACGGTTCTGGTATGCACATCAACATGTCTCTTTCTAAAGATGGTAAAAACATCTTTGCTGGTGATGTTTACTCAGGTCTATCACAAGAAGCGATCTGGTACATCGGTGGTCTAATGAAGCATGCTCGTGCACTTAACGCCTTCACTAACCCTGGAACTAACTCTTATAAGCGTTTGGTTCCTGGTTTTGAAGCACCGGTACTGATTGCATACTCTGGTAAAAACCGCTCAGCTTCAATCCGTATCCCTTATGCTCCATCTGAGCGTTCGCGTCGTGTTGAGCTACGTTTCCCAGATCCAACAGCTAACCCATACCTAGCATTCACAGCTTCATTAATGGCTGGTCTTGACGGTATCCTTAACAAGATTGATCCAGGCGAGCCTTCAGAGAAAGATTTATATGATCTAACTCCAGAAGAAGAAGCGGAATACAATACTGTTTGTGCCTCTTTAGAAGAAGCGCTAGAAGCTCTTGATCAAGATCGTGAGTTCTTGAAAGCGGGTGGCGTATTCACTGATGAAGCAATCGATTCTTACATCAAACTTAAAATGCATGATGTTACTCGTATGCGTGCAACAACTCACCCAATTGAGTTCGACATGTACTACTCTTCTTAA
- a CDS encoding ABC transporter permease subunit: MSSTVQSKLDAALKGPAFEKRIRRRNIADAVSKYGISIGGMGVIFSVLLIMFFLLYVVMPLFVSPTIEKASEYSLPGGKAEKSIFYGVDEYQSSAIRFAESGKLIGFKIADGAINFEEALPLNGATITAHTIVDEIKQIIAFGLSDGRVIFAQYGYDVSYPDNVRTITPKVTYPFGEEPLEIADSAISLLAVKSSESEIRLAYKLEGSKEVTVKQFTKTESMLSDDVALELDSEGQFSTNQDTKWLMIDTSGRNLYVISSKGVTDFYDIAGIEEPKLVQHVNLLKENEKPNVIRFLLGDYSLMIGTDKGNVYQWFPVRDQQNDFALKQIRKFEVSNAAIQSIGIELARKGFAATDAEGEFHLFHSTSERHLGTEQVKKGAAAGLLTISPRADGAIVESADGKLVHFEIDNEHPDVSFASLWGKVWYEGYEEPTYTWQSSSASSDFEPKFSLMPLTFGTIKAALYSMLFAVPIAILAAIYTAFFMDKATRQWVKPAVEMIEALPTVILGFLAGLWLAPYMEANLPGFFALLIVIPLGIILFGYTWSRLPENIRLMVPVGRRAVLMIPIIIFLGWFALQLSSPIEDAMFDGNMRHWLTASAGIDFDQRNAMVIGFAMGFALIPTIFSVTEDAIYNVPSYLVNGSLALGASGWQTLVGVVLPTASPGIFSAIMLGFGRGVGETMIVLMASGNTPLMEVNIFEGMRTLSANLAVEMAEAEVASSHYRVLFLAGLVLFVFTFLFNTLAEVVRQRMRRKYGSL; the protein is encoded by the coding sequence ATGTCATCAACAGTTCAAAGTAAATTAGATGCGGCGTTAAAAGGCCCAGCGTTTGAAAAAAGAATTCGTCGTAGAAATATTGCTGATGCGGTTTCTAAATACGGAATCTCAATCGGTGGTATGGGGGTTATTTTTTCTGTACTGCTCATAATGTTCTTTTTACTCTATGTCGTTATGCCGTTGTTTGTCTCTCCGACAATCGAGAAAGCGTCTGAATATTCATTGCCTGGAGGCAAGGCTGAAAAATCGATTTTTTATGGTGTTGATGAGTACCAGTCATCGGCGATACGCTTTGCCGAGTCAGGGAAACTGATTGGTTTTAAAATTGCGGATGGTGCAATCAACTTTGAAGAGGCGTTGCCGCTGAATGGTGCCACAATTACGGCACATACGATTGTCGATGAAATCAAGCAGATTATCGCTTTTGGGCTGTCAGATGGCCGAGTGATTTTTGCCCAATATGGTTATGACGTCAGTTATCCGGACAATGTTCGTACCATTACCCCAAAGGTGACTTATCCATTTGGTGAGGAACCATTGGAAATCGCGGATTCTGCAATCTCCTTGTTGGCCGTTAAAAGCTCAGAATCTGAGATTCGTTTAGCCTATAAGCTTGAAGGCTCAAAAGAGGTTACGGTTAAGCAATTTACCAAAACCGAGTCGATGCTTTCTGATGATGTGGCTTTGGAACTGGATTCGGAAGGGCAATTCTCTACTAATCAAGACACTAAATGGTTGATGATTGATACCAGTGGTAGAAATTTATATGTGATTTCAAGTAAGGGTGTGACCGATTTTTATGATATCGCGGGAATCGAAGAACCAAAGCTAGTTCAGCATGTGAACTTATTGAAAGAAAACGAAAAACCAAACGTTATCCGTTTTTTATTAGGGGATTACTCGCTAATGATTGGTACGGATAAAGGGAATGTCTATCAATGGTTCCCGGTGAGGGATCAGCAAAATGATTTCGCACTTAAACAGATTCGTAAGTTTGAGGTTTCCAATGCAGCGATTCAGTCAATCGGGATTGAGTTGGCGCGTAAAGGTTTTGCGGCCACGGATGCTGAAGGTGAATTCCATCTGTTTCATTCAACGTCTGAAAGACATCTGGGTACTGAGCAAGTTAAAAAGGGAGCAGCTGCTGGTTTATTGACCATCTCTCCACGTGCGGATGGGGCTATTGTCGAATCGGCTGATGGCAAGTTGGTGCATTTTGAAATCGACAATGAACACCCTGATGTTTCGTTTGCTAGTCTTTGGGGTAAGGTTTGGTATGAAGGTTATGAAGAGCCAACCTATACTTGGCAGTCTTCATCGGCGAGTTCGGATTTTGAGCCTAAATTTTCATTGATGCCGCTTACCTTTGGTACCATCAAGGCCGCGTTATATTCAATGTTGTTTGCGGTGCCAATTGCGATTTTAGCCGCAATCTATACCGCATTCTTTATGGATAAGGCGACTCGTCAGTGGGTAAAGCCAGCGGTGGAGATGATTGAAGCTTTACCAACCGTTATTTTAGGTTTCCTTGCCGGACTCTGGTTGGCTCCTTATATGGAAGCTAATCTGCCAGGTTTCTTTGCCTTACTGATTGTCATTCCGCTGGGCATCATCCTATTTGGTTACACCTGGTCTAGATTGCCCGAAAATATTCGTCTAATGGTTCCGGTAGGGCGTAGAGCGGTATTGATGATTCCGATTATTATCTTTTTAGGTTGGTTTGCTTTGCAGTTGAGTAGCCCTATTGAGGATGCGATGTTTGATGGCAATATGCGCCATTGGTTAACGGCTTCCGCAGGAATTGATTTTGACCAGCGTAATGCCATGGTCATCGGTTTTGCGATGGGCTTTGCGTTGATTCCGACCATCTTCTCGGTGACCGAGGATGCGATTTATAACGTGCCAAGCTATTTGGTCAATGGCTCTTTGGCTTTGGGTGCGAGTGGTTGGCAAACATTGGTTGGTGTGGTTCTACCGACTGCAAGTCCAGGTATCTTCTCAGCAATCATGCTAGGTTTTGGCCGTGGTGTGGGTGAAACCATGATTGTATTGATGGCTTCAGGTAATACGCCATTAATGGAAGTGAATATTTTTGAAGGTATGAGAACGCTTTCTGCGAACTTAGCCGTGGAAATGGCCGAGGCGGAAGTGGCCAGTTCACATTATCGCGTGCTGTTCTTAGCAGGCCTGGTATTGTTTGTGTTTACCTTTTTATTCAATACATTAGCAGAAGTTGTTCGCCAACGTATGCGCCGTAAATACGGTTCATTATAG
- a CDS encoding flagellar basal body-associated FliL family protein, translating to MKQQPTKTFFHALFISGLLCSPFTSAMASDEAQGMSYSPKYKQFEAPKERIPKYFSMEKVVVNFRGEGKAKFLAVDFKFMSYYPQIVETEMEHLRPILKNDIDRVLRNQTYSKLKTPAGPDELRAEVLKVARDILEKHKLYPDLLEDVYLDRFVMQ from the coding sequence ATGAAGCAACAACCCACTAAAACCTTTTTTCACGCACTCTTTATCAGCGGTCTACTTTGCTCGCCATTCACCTCTGCAATGGCTTCGGATGAAGCACAAGGAATGAGTTACTCGCCAAAATATAAACAGTTTGAAGCACCTAAAGAACGTATCCCCAAATACTTCTCAATGGAAAAGGTTGTCGTCAATTTCAGAGGAGAAGGTAAAGCTAAATTTCTTGCGGTAGATTTTAAATTCATGTCTTACTATCCACAAATCGTGGAAACGGAAATGGAGCATTTGCGCCCCATTCTTAAAAACGACATTGACCGTGTATTACGCAACCAAACCTATTCAAAACTTAAGACCCCTGCTGGACCGGATGAACTCCGCGCAGAAGTCTTAAAAGTGGCACGTGATATTTTAGAAAAACATAAACTCTACCCAGACCTACTGGAAGATGTTTATTTAGACCGTTTTGTCATGCAGTAA
- a CDS encoding P-II family nitrogen regulator gives MKLVVAIIKPFKLDDVREALHDIDVQGMTVTESKGFGRQKGHTEIYRGAEYAIEFLPKIRLEIAVSDEKLDSVIEAISTSAKTGKIGDGKIFVMPLEQTVRIRTEETGDIAL, from the coding sequence ATGAAACTGGTAGTTGCAATTATCAAACCTTTTAAACTCGATGACGTACGCGAAGCACTTCATGATATTGACGTGCAAGGTATGACTGTAACAGAGTCTAAAGGTTTTGGCCGTCAAAAAGGCCACACAGAGATCTATCGTGGTGCAGAGTACGCGATTGAGTTTTTACCTAAAATCAGATTGGAAATCGCAGTGAGCGATGAAAAGCTAGATAGCGTTATTGAAGCCATCAGCACATCGGCTAAAACTGGAAAAATCGGTGACGGCAAAATCTTTGTCATGCCTCTAGAACAAACTGTACGAATTCGTACAGAAGAAACTGGCGACATCGCTCTATAA
- a CDS encoding ammonium transporter: MEQVLQLSYALDTFYFLMSGALVMWMAAGFAMLEAGLVRSKNTTEILAKNVGLFAIACIMYMLVGYNIMYPGEAVNSFFPGISFLIGGDNAVASVIAGGDDAPYYSGMSDFFFQVVFVATAMSVVSGAVAERMKLMAFFAFAIVFTAFIYPMQGFWKWGGGFLDGLGFLDFAGSGVVHMAGASAALAGVLLLGARKGKYGANGESRAIPGANLPLATLGTFILWLGWFGFNGGSELKISNVEEANAVAMVFVNTLMAAAGGVIGALLMSKIKFGKADLTMMLNGALAGLVAITAEPLTPTALEATLIGLVGGIIVVLAILIIDAKFKIDDPVGAISVHGVVGIFGLIAVTFTNPDASIVAQLTGIGVIFAWVFVTSLIVWGIIKAVMGIRVTEEEEYEGVDQSECGMEAYPEFTK; this comes from the coding sequence ATGGAACAAGTACTACAATTAAGTTACGCGCTTGATACCTTCTACTTCCTAATGTCAGGTGCATTAGTTATGTGGATGGCCGCTGGTTTTGCAATGCTGGAAGCCGGCCTTGTGCGTTCAAAAAACACAACAGAAATCTTAGCTAAGAACGTTGGTCTTTTCGCCATCGCTTGTATTATGTATATGTTAGTCGGTTATAACATTATGTATCCTGGCGAAGCGGTAAACAGCTTCTTCCCTGGAATTAGCTTCCTAATTGGTGGTGACAATGCCGTGGCATCTGTTATTGCTGGTGGTGATGACGCACCTTATTATTCAGGTATGTCTGACTTCTTCTTCCAAGTAGTATTCGTTGCAACGGCTATGTCGGTTGTTTCAGGTGCGGTTGCTGAACGTATGAAGTTAATGGCTTTCTTCGCTTTCGCTATCGTATTCACTGCGTTCATCTATCCAATGCAAGGTTTCTGGAAATGGGGTGGTGGTTTCCTAGATGGTTTAGGCTTCCTTGACTTCGCAGGTTCTGGTGTTGTTCACATGGCTGGTGCATCTGCTGCTCTTGCTGGTGTATTACTACTAGGCGCTCGTAAAGGTAAATATGGTGCAAACGGTGAATCTCGTGCGATTCCTGGTGCTAACCTTCCTTTAGCTACTTTAGGTACTTTCATCCTATGGTTAGGTTGGTTCGGTTTCAACGGTGGTTCTGAGCTTAAAATCTCAAACGTTGAAGAAGCAAACGCAGTAGCAATGGTTTTTGTTAACACCCTTATGGCCGCTGCTGGTGGTGTGATCGGTGCGCTATTAATGTCTAAAATCAAGTTCGGCAAAGCTGACTTAACAATGATGCTTAACGGTGCTCTAGCAGGTCTAGTAGCGATCACAGCTGAACCTTTAACGCCAACGGCTTTAGAAGCGACTTTAATCGGTCTTGTAGGTGGTATCATCGTAGTATTAGCTATCCTAATCATCGACGCTAAATTCAAAATCGATGATCCTGTAGGTGCTATCTCAGTTCACGGTGTTGTAGGTATCTTCGGTCTAATCGCAGTAACTTTCACAAACCCTGACGCTTCTATCGTAGCTCAGCTAACTGGTATCGGTGTGATCTTTGCATGGGTATTCGTAACAAGCTTAATCGTTTGGGGAATCATCAAAGCGGTTATGGGCATCCGAGTTACTGAAGAAGAAGAGTACGAAGGTGTTGACCAATCAGAATGTGGTATGGAAGCTTACCCTGAGTTTACAAAATAA
- the glnE gene encoding bifunctional [glutamate--ammonia ligase]-adenylyl-L-tyrosine phosphorylase/[glutamate--ammonia-ligase] adenylyltransferase: MSHSVEKILSWSPFVERLTKRYPDLLEPASYEAQWSQNHLYERVYAEVFSAATDAELVQRLRVQRNWMMGRIALRDLQQLAQLEETVSATSELADALVGAALDWHYQRFCERYGTPIGRESGQPQKMIVIGMGKLGGQELNFSSDVDLIFTYAEGGETEGAAKSISNEQFFIRLGQALNKSLVDVTNDGFVYRVDMRLRPFGDAGPLAVNFASLEHYYEIHGRAWERYALVKARIMAGDKAQGEELFNILRPFVYRRYVDFSAMDSLRELKLMIAEQVAKKGMIDNVKLGAGGIREIEFIAQAFQLVHGGRDKALQSRSLLPTLKTLNEHEFLEDEVYSKLVDAYRFLRTTENRLQMWGDQQTHDLPTDENQRVLLANSMGFEDYAGFYKVLNQHREFVESQFNEVFAQEAECAVRDDMTSLWASDLDELQGLESFGLPEGLAGNVAKLLIDFKAGRQVQTLSKEGAERLDEVMPFVLKALISPEMELETLKRVLSVIEAITKRSVYLVLIKENPEALEHLVALCEASAWLTEMLIKYPALLDQLLDERDLYAPLKADELQAQANALLVETGLDEELFMDELRQWRHAQVFKVAAADVTGHLPLMKVSDYLSWIAEAVLNVSVEFAWRLMQQRSGLPGGLNVDSPRNPFLVLGYGKLGGLELGFGSDLDVVFLYEGVASSEQTVNPGGKTLDNAIYFIRMGQKVISLLSTVMPSGRLYEVDTRLRPNGNSGMLVTDFNSYMQYIENKAWNWEHQALVRARAVAGDAQSKAAFETFREAFLKQARDIHTVRESVVEMRQKMKDSLDKSSDDIFDLKQGAGGIVDIEFMMQFLVLAYANQYPGLASYTDNVRILEEVAKVGLLSSETVGMLTEAYKTYREKYHRVALANEKPLVFSDCYLENREAVKATWQRLMLES; this comes from the coding sequence ATGTCCCATTCCGTTGAAAAAATCCTTTCTTGGAGCCCTTTTGTTGAGAGGTTGACCAAGCGTTACCCAGATCTTTTAGAGCCAGCTAGTTATGAAGCTCAGTGGTCGCAAAACCACCTCTATGAACGTGTGTATGCGGAGGTTTTCTCAGCGGCAACGGATGCCGAATTGGTGCAAAGATTAAGGGTGCAGCGTAACTGGATGATGGGACGGATTGCATTGCGTGATTTACAGCAGCTTGCGCAATTGGAGGAAACGGTTTCGGCAACTTCGGAATTGGCGGATGCTTTGGTTGGCGCCGCTTTAGACTGGCATTATCAACGTTTTTGTGAGCGCTACGGCACACCAATCGGCAGGGAATCCGGTCAGCCGCAAAAGATGATTGTCATCGGAATGGGAAAACTAGGAGGGCAAGAGCTGAATTTTTCATCTGATGTTGACTTGATTTTTACCTATGCGGAAGGTGGTGAGACAGAAGGGGCGGCAAAAAGCATCTCCAATGAACAGTTCTTTATCCGGCTGGGACAGGCGTTGAATAAATCGCTGGTCGATGTCACTAATGATGGATTTGTGTATCGAGTGGATATGCGTCTACGTCCATTTGGTGATGCGGGGCCATTGGCGGTCAATTTTGCCAGTCTTGAGCATTATTATGAGATTCACGGGCGTGCTTGGGAGCGTTATGCGCTGGTTAAAGCCCGAATTATGGCGGGAGATAAAGCGCAGGGAGAGGAGCTCTTCAATATTTTGCGTCCTTTTGTTTACCGTCGATATGTCGATTTTAGTGCGATGGATTCCTTGCGAGAGCTGAAATTGATGATTGCCGAGCAGGTGGCCAAAAAAGGCATGATCGATAACGTCAAACTAGGTGCAGGCGGGATTCGTGAAATTGAGTTTATCGCTCAAGCTTTTCAGTTGGTGCATGGTGGGCGGGATAAGGCGTTGCAAAGTCGTTCCTTGTTGCCTACGCTCAAGACATTGAATGAGCATGAGTTTTTGGAAGACGAAGTCTATTCCAAACTGGTGGACGCTTATCGTTTTTTAAGAACCACAGAAAACCGTTTGCAAATGTGGGGAGATCAGCAAACCCATGATTTACCAACCGATGAAAATCAGCGTGTTTTATTGGCCAATTCCATGGGGTTTGAGGATTATGCCGGGTTTTACAAGGTCTTAAACCAGCATAGAGAATTCGTTGAGTCGCAATTTAATGAAGTGTTCGCTCAAGAAGCGGAATGTGCCGTACGTGATGATATGACCAGCTTGTGGGCGAGTGATTTGGATGAATTGCAGGGGTTGGAGTCTTTTGGCTTGCCAGAAGGGTTGGCTGGCAATGTGGCTAAGTTATTAATCGATTTTAAAGCCGGTCGTCAAGTGCAAACCTTAAGTAAAGAGGGGGCGGAGCGTTTGGATGAGGTGATGCCTTTTGTTTTGAAGGCGTTGATTTCACCGGAAATGGAGTTGGAGACTTTAAAAAGAGTGTTGTCCGTTATTGAGGCGATTACCAAAAGAAGTGTCTATTTGGTATTGATCAAAGAGAATCCGGAAGCGTTGGAGCACTTGGTTGCCCTGTGTGAAGCAAGTGCCTGGTTGACCGAGATGTTGATCAAGTATCCAGCTCTGTTAGACCAGTTGTTGGATGAAAGGGATCTCTATGCACCGCTTAAAGCGGATGAGCTTCAAGCTCAGGCCAATGCTTTATTGGTTGAAACGGGTTTGGATGAAGAGTTGTTTATGGATGAGTTGCGTCAGTGGCGACATGCCCAGGTGTTTAAAGTGGCCGCCGCTGATGTCACCGGGCACTTACCGTTAATGAAAGTGAGTGATTATCTAAGTTGGATTGCAGAAGCGGTGTTGAATGTCAGTGTTGAGTTCGCTTGGCGATTGATGCAACAACGCAGTGGCTTGCCGGGCGGTCTAAATGTGGATTCGCCGCGAAATCCGTTCTTGGTTCTTGGTTACGGTAAGCTAGGTGGGTTAGAGCTCGGCTTCGGTTCGGATTTGGATGTGGTGTTTTTGTATGAGGGAGTCGCTTCAAGTGAGCAAACGGTTAATCCTGGTGGAAAAACTTTGGATAACGCCATCTACTTTATTCGAATGGGGCAAAAAGTGATTTCACTGCTGTCGACGGTGATGCCTTCAGGCCGCTTGTATGAAGTGGATACCCGGTTACGTCCCAATGGTAATTCTGGGATGTTGGTGACCGATTTCAATAGTTACATGCAGTATATCGAAAATAAGGCGTGGAACTGGGAGCATCAAGCTTTGGTTCGTGCGCGAGCGGTTGCGGGTGATGCGCAAAGCAAGGCTGCGTTTGAAACGTTCAGGGAGGCGTTTTTGAAGCAGGCTCGAGACATTCATACGGTGCGCGAAAGTGTGGTTGAAATGCGCCAGAAGATGAAAGACTCCTTAGATAAAAGTAGTGACGATATCTTTGATTTAAAACAGGGTGCAGGTGGTATTGTCGATATCGAATTTATGATGCAATTTTTGGTACTGGCCTATGCCAATCAATATCCAGGGTTGGCTTCTTATACCGATAATGTGCGGATTCTTGAAGAGGTTGCAAAAGTCGGTTTATTATCTAGTGAAACGGTAGGAATGTTGACGGAGGCTTATAAGACCTATCGTGAAAAGTACCACCGTGTTGCTTTGGCAAATGAAAAACCGTTGGTTTTCAGTGATTGTTATCTTGAAAATAGAGAGGCGGTTAAAGCTACTTGGCAGCGTTTGATGCTTGAAAGTTAG